One genomic region from bacterium encodes:
- a CDS encoding SxtJ family membrane protein, giving the protein MRKRLSVGETKQMRLVAGVLLALVALLTVIRYWLRGYPTGTPIGLILVAATAVVFLLSLVWPGPLAPAFRCWMVVARAIGWFNARLLLSLVFYCMFTPIGLVMRLMRRDPLQRQFNPDKISFWVLKEKSKDGLERYTRQF; this is encoded by the coding sequence ATGAGAAAGAGACTATCCGTAGGCGAGACAAAGCAGATGAGGCTCGTCGCAGGGGTCTTGCTTGCGCTGGTTGCGTTGTTGACTGTTATCAGATACTGGTTGCGTGGCTACCCGACCGGAACTCCCATAGGGCTCATACTGGTCGCGGCAACGGCCGTTGTGTTTCTGTTGTCGCTTGTGTGGCCTGGACCGTTGGCGCCAGCTTTCAGATGCTGGATGGTGGTGGCTCGGGCAATCGGGTGGTTCAATGCACGGCTACTGCTTAGCCTTGTCTTCTACTGTATGTTCACGCCAATTGGGCTCGTAATGAGATTGATGAGGCGAGACCCATTGCAGAGACAGTTCAATCCTGACAAGATAAGCTTCTGGGTACTCAAGGAAAAATCCAAAGACGGCCTTGAGCGTTACACGAGGCAGTTTTAA
- a CDS encoding DUF5989 family protein, with amino-acid sequence MGKIGIAKELWQFLKVRKKFWLLPIVFVLLLMGVVIIFGESSALAPFIYTLF; translated from the coding sequence ATGGGGAAGATAGGTATAGCGAAGGAGCTCTGGCAGTTCCTCAAGGTCAGAAAAAAGTTCTGGCTGTTGCCGATCGTTTTTGTGCTGCTGCTTATGGGAGTGGTCATTATCTTCGGTGAGAGCTCTGCGCTGGCACCGTTCATCTACACTTTGTTCTAG
- a CDS encoding DUF1858 domain-containing protein, producing MQNRAKSSIGWLVIAAVFFLLIRLVVRPGVTVIFGKTLSPLPYQLIWAVLATLGIWLCTVLYRNVSRIKELSSSLDSFRDSLMRQEQETQAALHKLKEALAHLSFDQLKREGKFRFTKDTPLTEALAVHPDVAKLLFEHGLACVSCPSAATETIGQAVEVHGMDVEPILEELNKLLKN from the coding sequence ATGCAAAACAGGGCTAAATCATCAATCGGATGGCTTGTTATCGCTGCGGTCTTTTTTCTGCTTATCAGGCTTGTTGTGCGGCCTGGCGTAACCGTCATCTTCGGAAAAACTCTCTCGCCCCTCCCGTATCAGTTGATTTGGGCTGTCCTGGCGACGCTGGGCATTTGGCTATGCACCGTCCTTTACAGAAACGTCTCTCGCATCAAGGAGCTTTCCTCGTCACTGGACAGCTTCAGGGACTCCCTCATGCGGCAGGAGCAGGAGACTCAGGCCGCACTGCATAAGCTAAAAGAAGCACTGGCGCACCTGAGTTTCGACCAGCTCAAGCGAGAGGGTAAGTTCAGGTTCACCAAAGACACGCCGCTCACCGAGGCGCTCGCAGTCCATCCTGACGTGGCAAAGCTCCTGTTCGAGCACGGCCTTGCCTGCGTTTCCTGCCCATCGGCGGCAACGGAGACAATAGGGCAGGCCGTCGAGGTTCACGGCATGGACGTTGAGCCGATTCTCGAGGAACTGAACAAGCTTCTCAAGAACTGA
- a CDS encoding glycosyltransferase, translating to MNSYCIMGPVAPLRGGIAHYTTLLAEELKNKGEVNVISFSRLYPSLLFPGKSQVVENGALKPPPNVDFSLDTMNPLTWIAAAKKIAAMKPDMLIVPLWVTFLVPPFLAIVSSVRRHSSAKVLFICHNVIPHDVSRVHLLLVKMLLKRGDFAIVHSDREMALVRSAVPTVRVMKHFHPTYDFFASAGEHEMTCEEARDNLRISKDKLVLLFFGFVRRYKGLDLLIEAMPKVCKCVDAELLIVGEFWEKRVEYERMIERASLQQNIRIIDRYVPDNEVALYFTAADIVILPYREATQSGVVQIAYAFCKPVITTDVGGLPEVVHDGRTGYVVPSEEPDAIADAVLRFSRERASVDFAGNIEAVKVAFSWAVITRSIEQCLM from the coding sequence GAAGAGCTCAAAAACAAGGGCGAGGTGAACGTCATCTCCTTCTCGCGGCTCTACCCCAGCTTGCTCTTTCCCGGAAAGTCACAGGTCGTCGAGAACGGAGCGCTTAAGCCCCCGCCAAACGTCGATTTCTCCCTCGACACTATGAACCCATTGACCTGGATAGCGGCGGCCAAGAAGATCGCGGCCATGAAGCCCGACATGCTCATCGTCCCGCTTTGGGTTACATTCCTCGTTCCGCCCTTTCTCGCAATCGTCTCTAGCGTGAGGCGCCACTCGAGCGCCAAGGTCCTGTTCATTTGCCACAACGTGATCCCGCACGATGTCAGCAGGGTTCATCTCCTACTGGTCAAGATGCTTCTCAAAAGGGGAGACTTCGCCATCGTCCACTCCGACCGGGAGATGGCCCTCGTCCGGTCTGCGGTCCCGACCGTCCGCGTTATGAAGCACTTTCATCCGACATACGACTTCTTCGCAAGCGCCGGGGAACATGAAATGACGTGTGAGGAGGCCAGAGATAACCTACGGATTTCTAAGGATAAACTTGTCCTACTCTTCTTCGGGTTTGTGAGGCGCTACAAGGGGCTTGATCTGCTCATCGAGGCGATGCCAAAGGTGTGTAAATGCGTGGACGCGGAGCTCTTGATAGTCGGAGAGTTCTGGGAGAAACGCGTTGAATACGAGAGGATGATTGAGCGCGCCTCGCTCCAGCAAAACATAAGAATCATCGATAGATACGTTCCGGACAATGAAGTGGCACTTTATTTCACGGCGGCCGATATTGTCATCTTGCCATATCGTGAGGCAACTCAGAGTGGCGTGGTCCAGATAGCCTACGCATTTTGTAAACCTGTCATCACAACCGACGTTGGTGGACTGCCCGAGGTTGTTCACGATGGGAGGACGGGTTATGTCGTTCCAAGCGAGGAGCCAGACGCCATAGCGGACGCAGTTTTGCGCTTCAGCCGGGAGCGGGCGAGCGTAGATTTCGCCGGCAATATCGAGGCGGTGAAAGTCGCCTTTTCATGGGCAGTTATCACGCGTTCTATTGAGCAGTGCTTGATGTAG